TCGACGATCGTCCGAAACATTGCTTTTTTGCCGGTTGCCGGCCCAAATTGACTGTCACCCAAGTTCGTCGCGTTTGAGAAATTTCTGTGCGAGGAATAAAAACCTTCGACGTCATTGCCAGACCAGACAACATTTTCACCGATCAACTTGCGGTCGGGAAACGCATGCAACGTTTGCAAAGTTCCCGAAATTACCTCTTGAATGCCTTGGTTTTTCGTCGTGCCGATGTGCATGTGTACATCGTTGTGATACGTATTGTAAATTTGCCCAATGCCTTTTTCTTCCCAAATGCGATGAGTGATTTTGATAATATAGTCGACGAAATCCAAATATTCTTCATCGAAGCCTTTCATACTTTGCCTTCGTTCGGTGAATTTCGAATACTCGTTATAGTCCTTGTACATCAATCGATTCACTTCGTTGCTGTTTCCGAAATAGATTTTTTGGCTTATCGGTTGTTTTTCCCGATGATTGTTCGGCTCTTGAGATTTCGAATCGCTCATGCATTCCACTTCCCATTCACTTCTTGATTTTTATCAACGACTGCCTCCAGCGCCGCAGAAATAACCGAATTGGCAACAACCCCGACATAGCGGGCGCCTTTTGCAAATTGTTTCAAAACACCGTCCGTACTCCCGGCTACCGTACCAACCGGTATTTCTTTTTCTTCCGCCTTTTCATAAATCGATTGAATCGCCAGCTGTACATCTTCATGTTCCACATCATCGGAATGACCCATGTTCACCGCTAAATCGACGGTTCCGATAAAAACGACATCGATGCCGGAAACGGAAAGGATTTCATCGATATTCCGCACAGCTTCGACGGTTTCAATATGAACAACGACAAGGGTTTCATCATTCGCTTCGCGTAAATATAAACTCCCGCTTTTTTTGCCAAATTGTGCCGGACGTATCGAATAAGCGGTTCCCCGAATACCTTCGGGGGGATATTTCGCAGATTTTACGACTCGTTTCGCATCGTCCTTATGATTGACCATCGGAACTTGAATGCCTTTTGCTCCCCGGTCTAACGCTTTTTGAATGCTCGCGGCGTCATAAGATACGCGAACAATAGGAACGAGACCTGCAATTTCGGCGGCTCGGATCATGTGCTCCGTTTCCGATGAACTGAACGCCCCATGTTCATTATCGATAATCACGAACTCGAATCCCGCGTACCCGATCATTTCGACGAGAGAGGGTGAAAAAAAATTGATGAATGCCCCGAGCACATCTTCACCGTTCTTCAACTTTTCTTTCATCAAGTTTCCCATGATGAGGGTTCGCTCCTTTGCAACCAATATCGAAAAACGGCTGTTACAGCTTGTGGTTGTTCCAAGCTGCTTAAATGTCCGCTTTCCTCTACGATGACCAAATGTGCATCGGGTATGTTCTCTGCGAGCAACTCATGTAAATGCAACGGACATACGACGTCTTGCCGTCCGAGCATGACGAGCGTTGGACACGAAATTGTACCCAACACTTCTCGTGCGTCGGGCCGGCTCTTGAGCGCAGTCATTTGGCGAATCATCGCTTCTTTTCCAACCTCTTTCGCCATTTTTATGATCGTCGATACAAGCTTTTCATTATTGATCGATTCCTGCCGGATGAGTGTCGGCAGCAAATGTTTTTCGGTGATCTCCAGAAAGCGTCCTTCACGAGCCATTGCAATGAATCCATCCCACGTTTTCTTTTGTTCTTGTTTTGCAGGCAACGGGTTGGAATCGAGCAATGCGAGTGCGGTAACGCGTTCCGGTGCTTGCCTCATGATTTCAAGCGATACAATTCCGCCCATTGACAACCCGGCAAGCGCGAAACGATCGGGTGCTTCTCGCAAAACCGTGCGCGCCATGTCTTCAATCGAATCGTCCCGAGTGAGATCGGGTACTTTTACATCGGCGATATCAGACAAATGTTGCATTTGATGTGCCCACAACCTTTGATTGCATAGCGTACCCGGCAAGAGCAACAACGAAGCTTTCTCCATAAAATCCCCTATTCCCCGCCAATTATTGATATTTTTTCATACGTTTTTCCGCGGTCACCGCATGAGCAATCATGTTTTCCGCAGACGCTTGTCTTGCTGCCACCGGAGCGATAAATTTGCTGCCTTCCCTAGTCAATTTTTGATAAGTCAACGTTTTAATGAATTTACCGACCCACAGCCCGCCCGTATATCGAGAAGCGCGCATCGTCGGCAAAATATGGTTCGTACCAATCGCCTTGTCCGAATACACAACCGTCGATTCTTCGCCGACGAACAACGAACCGTAGTTTTTCAAACGGTTAAGAAACCAATCATTATTCAAAGTTTGCACTTCCAAATGTTCAATCGCATATTCATCCGATAAACTCGCCGCTTCTTCATAATCGCGGACGACGACGACTTCACCGTTTTGTTCCCATGCTTCTCCGGCCACTTCTGCCGTCGGCAATGTTTTCAGTTGTTCTGGTATCAAGCCAATGACTTTTTTCGCCAGCAATTCCGATGTGGAGATCAAGATCGCACGAGCATTCGGATCGTGTTCGGCTTGTCCGAGCAAATCGGCTGTGACGATGTCAGGATCTGCAGAATCATCCGCGATAATTAAAATCTCACTCGGACCCGCTGGCAAATCGATGCCGACATCTCCGAAAATTTGCCGTTTGGCTTCGGCAACAAATGCATTCCCGGGACCGACGACCATGTCAGACGCGTTGATCGTTTCCGTGCCATACGCGGCACTTCCGATCGCTTGAACCCCGCCCAAAGAATAAATTTCGTCAGAACCTGCATTTTTCAAAGCAAAAATGACTTCAGCTGGTATTCCATTACCATCTTTTCCCGGAGGCGTAAAAGATGATACACGTTCAACACCGGCGACTTTCGGCGGAATTGTACTCATTATCGCTGAGGCAATGAGAGGGTAACGGCCGCCAGGCACATAATTGCCAACTGCTTCCACCGGGACCAACCGTTGTCCGAGGTATACACCAGGATAGGTTTCTACTTCAAACTCCGACATACTTTCCAATTGTTTTTGCGCAAACGTGCGAATTTGTTCCGCTACGAATTTCGTATCTTCAATGAAGGTTTCTGGCAGTGTGCGTATCGCCCTTTCAATTTCATCTTCGCTCAACCGAAAAGATTCCGGGTTCCAATTATCGAATTGCTCTGAATATTTTCGGACAGCCGCATCGCCGTTTTCACGGATGTCATCCAAGATCGCGGCCACTTTTTCCTGCAATTCTTTTTTCGATGCTTTTCTTTCAGGTCGTCGTTCCTTTAAGTATTCACTCACCATTCACCACTCCTTATGTCATTCACCGACGCGTAATTTTTTTGCCATTTGTTTTT
This is a stretch of genomic DNA from Bacillales bacterium. It encodes these proteins:
- the hisD gene encoding histidinol dehydrogenase, which translates into the protein MSEYLKERRPERKASKKELQEKVAAILDDIRENGDAAVRKYSEQFDNWNPESFRLSEDEIERAIRTLPETFIEDTKFVAEQIRTFAQKQLESMSEFEVETYPGVYLGQRLVPVEAVGNYVPGGRYPLIASAIMSTIPPKVAGVERVSSFTPPGKDGNGIPAEVIFALKNAGSDEIYSLGGVQAIGSAAYGTETINASDMVVGPGNAFVAEAKRQIFGDVGIDLPAGPSEILIIADDSADPDIVTADLLGQAEHDPNARAILISTSELLAKKVIGLIPEQLKTLPTAEVAGEAWEQNGEVVVVRDYEEAASLSDEYAIEHLEVQTLNNDWFLNRLKNYGSLFVGEESTVVYSDKAIGTNHILPTMRASRYTGGLWVGKFIKTLTYQKLTREGSKFIAPVAARQASAENMIAHAVTAEKRMKKYQ
- a CDS encoding alpha/beta hydrolase codes for the protein MEKASLLLLPGTLCNQRLWAHQMQHLSDIADVKVPDLTRDDSIEDMARTVLREAPDRFALAGLSMGGIVSLEIMRQAPERVTALALLDSNPLPAKQEQKKTWDGFIAMAREGRFLEITEKHLLPTLIRQESINNEKLVSTIIKMAKEVGKEAMIRQMTALKSRPDAREVLGTISCPTLVMLGRQDVVCPLHLHELLAENIPDAHLVIVEESGHLSSLEQPQAVTAVFRYWLQRSEPSSWET
- a CDS encoding aldolase/citrate lyase family protein, which gives rise to MGNLMKEKLKNGEDVLGAFINFFSPSLVEMIGYAGFEFVIIDNEHGAFSSSETEHMIRAAEIAGLVPIVRVSYDAASIQKALDRGAKGIQVPMVNHKDDAKRVVKSAKYPPEGIRGTAYSIRPAQFGKKSGSLYLREANDETLVVVHIETVEAVRNIDEILSVSGIDVVFIGTVDLAVNMGHSDDVEHEDVQLAIQSIYEKAEEKEIPVGTVAGSTDGVLKQFAKGARYVGVVANSVISAALEAVVDKNQEVNGKWNA